In the genome of Flavobacterium panacagri, one region contains:
- a CDS encoding immunity 17 family protein produces the protein MRETFLEFTDKLKLFFSEFFDGHPLRMYVGVMSVLLLYQYGLIRDWNWTVPSPTLKQGFWMNFIFENYSRKTYRIVLSIINIITMLFISFLFYSKYVM, from the coding sequence ATGAGAGAAACCTTTTTAGAATTTACAGACAAATTAAAACTCTTTTTTTCAGAATTTTTCGACGGGCATCCGCTTAGGATGTACGTAGGCGTAATGAGCGTATTATTGCTCTATCAATATGGATTAATCCGCGACTGGAATTGGACTGTGCCATCGCCAACACTAAAACAAGGTTTTTGGATGAATTTCATTTTTGAAAACTATAGCCGAAAAACCTATAGAATTGTTTTAAGTATAATAAACATCATTACAATGCTTTTCATTTCATTTTTATTTTATTCTAAATATGTAATGTAA
- a CDS encoding DUF1493 family protein produces MNNNIKLYQFLKEETGKTITDTSPNWKIEKDLGIYGDEAEEFITRFSNKFNVDISDFDFVAYFNSETDGISLLISRLFYKKEKKELTVTDLREAIKKGRLV; encoded by the coding sequence ATGAATAACAATATAAAACTCTATCAATTTTTAAAGGAAGAAACCGGTAAAACAATTACGGACACTTCGCCCAATTGGAAAATTGAAAAAGATTTAGGGATTTATGGAGACGAAGCAGAAGAATTTATAACCCGTTTTTCAAACAAGTTTAATGTAGATATAAGCGATTTTGATTTTGTCGCATATTTTAATTCCGAAACAGACGGCATAAGCTTGCTCATAAGCCGTCTTTTTTATAAAAAAGAGAAAAAAGAGCTGACAGTAACAGATTTAAGAGAAGCTATAAAAAAAGGAAGATTAGTATAA
- a CDS encoding ankyrin repeat domain-containing protein yields the protein MSMSFILACENGNRKIAELLLQNKEVDVKYTDEKGRTALHYAAHRGYLDIVKILVEDGADIDYEDHAGETPLFFACLQKQKQTALHLLDNGAKIEINDKNGNSLLHLTVQTAQIEIATKLLEAEIDVNLLNNNGETPLLLASARLNREIIQLLLDKGADINVTDKQGNTPLLYACYTKSIPMVTLLLDNGSNVNHVNHAGENALLIACYETNRMLAKLLVERGADVFTSNNNGYSPIWYACANNQKEIVALFLENGVDINYSKPVAGDTSSMNDYLDWVVSASNISNESSFTLNSSYTYGGESLLHVATKKGNLSMVKLLIEAGANINIQDESGNTPLHYSAANGKKDVVKYLLDNKADASIVNVKEQKAIDYSNVKGFNEITELILKYAPSGTTITPIQTSKAEEPKADAGNAMEAKKKALLDLKELLDAGILTSEEFDAEKSKILKG from the coding sequence ATGTCAATGTCATTTATACTTGCCTGTGAAAACGGCAACCGAAAAATAGCTGAATTGTTACTTCAAAACAAAGAAGTAGATGTAAAATATACCGACGAAAAAGGAAGAACCGCTCTTCATTATGCCGCACACAGAGGTTATCTGGATATTGTAAAAATATTAGTTGAAGACGGTGCCGATATTGATTATGAAGATCATGCAGGAGAAACGCCTTTGTTCTTTGCTTGTCTTCAAAAACAAAAACAAACTGCTTTGCATCTTTTGGATAACGGAGCCAAAATCGAAATCAATGATAAAAACGGTAACAGCCTGTTACACTTGACGGTACAGACGGCTCAAATCGAAATTGCAACAAAGTTGCTTGAAGCAGAAATTGACGTTAATCTACTGAACAACAACGGAGAGACACCATTATTACTGGCTTCGGCAAGATTAAACCGAGAGATCATCCAATTGCTTTTAGACAAAGGTGCAGACATTAATGTGACCGACAAACAAGGCAACACACCATTGCTTTATGCTTGTTATACTAAATCGATTCCGATGGTCACTTTACTTTTGGACAACGGTTCCAATGTGAATCATGTCAATCATGCTGGCGAAAACGCTCTTTTGATCGCCTGTTATGAAACCAACCGAATGCTGGCCAAATTATTGGTCGAAAGAGGTGCCGATGTATTTACGTCAAACAACAACGGTTATTCTCCAATTTGGTACGCCTGCGCGAACAATCAAAAGGAAATTGTGGCCTTGTTTTTAGAAAATGGCGTGGATATAAATTACAGCAAACCTGTCGCTGGAGACACTTCGTCTATGAATGATTATTTGGATTGGGTGGTAAGCGCCTCTAATATTTCGAATGAATCCAGTTTTACATTAAACAGCAGTTATACTTACGGCGGAGAAAGTCTGCTTCATGTTGCCACCAAGAAAGGAAACCTCAGCATGGTTAAATTACTTATTGAAGCCGGAGCGAATATTAATATCCAGGACGAATCTGGAAATACACCTTTGCATTACAGCGCCGCAAACGGAAAGAAAGATGTAGTAAAATATCTTCTTGACAATAAAGCTGATGCCTCAATCGTAAACGTTAAGGAACAAAAAGCAATTGATTATTCGAATGTAAAAGGTTTTAATGAAATTACAGAACTGATCTTGAAATATGCTCCTTCAGGAACAACTATCACGCCAATTCAAACTTCTAAAGCTGAAGAACCAAAAGCGGATGCTGGAAATGCCATGGAAGCAAAAAAGAAAGCTTTACTAGACTTAAAAGAGCTTTTAGATGCGGGAATTTTGACTTCAGAGGAATTTGATGCGGAAAAAAGTAAAATTCTGAAAGGGTAA
- a CDS encoding Imm17 family immunity protein: MNIEDYFEKIRNNPNLAYPILLGVAIFVLIGIILDWDWLLDPQGNNKLNGKWNFGDEKQSEYL, encoded by the coding sequence ATGAACATAGAAGATTATTTTGAAAAAATCAGGAACAACCCCAACTTAGCTTATCCAATACTTTTGGGTGTAGCGATATTTGTCTTAATCGGAATCATTTTAGACTGGGATTGGCTTCTTGACCCTCAAGGCAATAACAAACTAAATGGCAAATGGAACTTTGGGGACGAAAAACAGTCAGAATATCTTTAG